A single region of the Montipora capricornis isolate CH-2021 chromosome 13, ASM3666992v2, whole genome shotgun sequence genome encodes:
- the LOC138030746 gene encoding gigaxonin-like, whose amino-acid sequence MEKEVKMKPKDVGSGEVTFFLEGKEVTANREKLSAASDFFSVLLNSNTKESKEGTIRSEFMNESIMKDVLEFANSGNVQVTKENALDLIEAADYLLMPGLKTIAGKFVEKEMLSLANCIACYYFAKRYNCDSLESVVRKFIILNFKAVTKTQDFLGLESQQAEEWIRSARVFDQTTKAASQTQPRNISMRTSM is encoded by the coding sequence GATGTCGGTTCAGGCGAAGTAACTTTCTTTTTGGAGGGCAAAGAAGTGACTGCAAATCGGGAGAAGCTATCTGCTGCAAGCGATTTCTTCTCCGTTCTTCTCAACAGTAACACGAAAGAGAGCAAGGAAGGAACCATCCGGTCAGAGTTTATGAACGAGTCTATTATGAAAGACGTCTTGGAATTCGCTAACTCTGGCAATGTTCAAGTTACCAAAGAGAATGCTTTGGACCTTATCGAGGCAGCGGACTATCTGCTTATGCCAGGATTGAAAACGATAGCTGGAAAATTCGTCGAGAAAGAAATGTTGTCCCTGGCGAACTGCATCGCCTGCTATTATTTTGCTAAGAGATACAATTGTGATTCTCTGGAGTCGGTGGTCAGGAAGTTTATCATTTTAAACTTCAAAGCGGTCACTAAAACACAGGATTTTCTTGGTCTGGAAAGCCAACAAGCAGAGGAATGGATTCGGAGCGCGAGAGTTTTTGACCAAACCACTAAAGCAGCAAGCCAGACACAGCCAAGAAACATTTCCATGAGAACCTCTATGTAA